The following are encoded together in the Acidobacteriota bacterium genome:
- a CDS encoding NAD(P)/FAD-dependent oxidoreductase, whose translation MTVELTEAAGTGGGTPPGGGGRFDAIVVGAGHNGLVAAAYLARAGLDVVVLESSPEIGGATRSEEAFPGFRFSVFSYLVSLLRPEVIHELDLVRHGLFLVPTASTLNPLPGGDCLFREADPQRTYRHIARHSRRDAEALFEYKLEMRRMGHLMYRLQRAAPDELAAAIGDRVAESPEHLDVEVSAEVADIARYFLDLPAARLRSFVQMLTMSSADFLGQWFESDVLKAALSSSSIIGSMLSPRTPGSAYVLLHHYMGEVDGVYREWGFQKGGTGAVAATIAKAARSHGAEIRTDSPVARVLARGGRVTGVVLANGDELRAGVVLSSAAPQISLGRLLDPEDVPGDVGAGLVERAARWQSGGCAAKVNLAISGLPRFECMPEPGPHLSGGITIAPGLDYVDRAYDDAKYGGFSERPFIDMIIPSVLDPDMAPPGKHVLSCFVQYAPYELAAGDWNGGKREAFGDAVVRTLAEYAPGIEDQILHRQVLVPPDIEAIAGIPGGNIFHGELRLSQLFLLRPDPAAAAFRTPLPGYYLCGSSTQFGGGISGGPARLAALRVLDDLRGVGSAAGGGGETP comes from the coding sequence ATGACGGTGGAGCTGACGGAAGCCGCCGGCACCGGCGGCGGCACGCCGCCGGGCGGCGGCGGTCGCTTCGATGCGATCGTGGTCGGGGCCGGCCACAACGGCCTGGTTGCCGCGGCCTACCTCGCCCGCGCCGGCCTCGACGTCGTGGTGCTGGAATCCTCTCCGGAGATCGGCGGCGCTACCCGCAGCGAGGAGGCCTTCCCGGGCTTCCGGTTCAGCGTGTTCTCCTACCTCGTTTCGCTGTTGCGGCCGGAGGTCATCCACGAACTCGACCTCGTGCGCCACGGCCTGTTCCTGGTCCCCACCGCGAGCACCCTGAACCCCTTACCCGGTGGCGACTGCCTGTTCCGCGAGGCGGATCCGCAGCGGACCTACCGTCACATCGCCCGCCACTCCCGGCGCGATGCCGAGGCGCTGTTCGAGTACAAGCTCGAGATGCGCCGCATGGGCCACCTGATGTACCGGCTGCAGCGGGCGGCGCCCGACGAACTGGCCGCGGCAATCGGCGACCGCGTCGCGGAGAGTCCGGAGCACCTGGATGTCGAGGTGTCGGCGGAGGTCGCCGACATCGCGCGCTACTTCCTCGACCTGCCGGCGGCCCGTTTGCGCAGCTTCGTGCAGATGCTGACGATGAGTTCCGCCGACTTCCTGGGCCAGTGGTTCGAGTCCGACGTGCTGAAGGCCGCGCTCTCGAGTTCGAGCATCATCGGCTCCATGCTGTCTCCCCGCACGCCGGGCTCGGCATACGTGCTGCTGCACCACTACATGGGGGAGGTCGACGGGGTCTACCGGGAGTGGGGCTTCCAGAAGGGCGGCACCGGCGCGGTGGCGGCGACGATCGCCAAAGCGGCACGAAGCCACGGCGCCGAGATCCGGACGGACAGCCCCGTCGCGCGCGTGCTGGCGCGCGGCGGCCGGGTGACCGGCGTGGTGCTGGCGAACGGCGACGAGCTCCGTGCCGGCGTCGTCCTGTCGTCGGCGGCGCCGCAGATCAGCCTCGGCCGTCTGCTCGATCCGGAGGACGTCCCGGGCGATGTCGGTGCCGGACTGGTCGAACGGGCGGCGCGGTGGCAGAGCGGCGGCTGCGCCGCCAAGGTGAACCTCGCCATCTCCGGCCTGCCGCGGTTCGAATGCATGCCGGAGCCCGGACCCCATCTCTCGGGCGGGATCACGATCGCCCCGGGTCTCGACTACGTCGACCGCGCCTACGACGACGCGAAGTACGGCGGTTTCTCGGAGCGACCGTTCATTGACATGATCATCCCGTCCGTCCTCGATCCGGACATGGCGCCGCCCGGCAAGCATGTCCTGTCGTGCTTCGTGCAGTACGCGCCGTACGAACTGGCGGCCGGCGACTGGAATGGCGGAAAGAGGGAGGCGTTCGGCGATGCCGTCGTGCGCACCCTCGCCGAGTACGCGCCCGGCATCGAGGACCAGATCCTGCACCGGCAGGTCCTCGTGCCGCCGGACATCGAGGCGATCGCCGGCATCCCGGGCGGCAACATCTTCCACGGCGAGTTGCGGCTGTCGCAGTTGTTCCTGCTGCGCCCCGACCCGGCCGCGGCGGCCTTCCGGACGCCGTTGCCCGGCTACTACCTCTGCGGTTCGTCGACGCAGTTCGGAGGCGGCATCTCCGGCGGTCCGGCGCGGCTGGCCGCGCTCCGGGTTCTGGACGATCTGCGTGGCGTCGGCTCGGCCGCCGGCGGTGGCGGGGAGACGCCTTGA
- a CDS encoding outer membrane beta-barrel protein, with product MRRGQGCAWARFAALSVACVFAAGGAAAEERRGFYLSSGMGIHAAPGVFLVGHSDDRASRCDEFINPRYAEVEGCTTPDRGSGAGWRTSFDSARGLFAGAALGYDFRGRLRLEAEYFRRDSKVDQSAPVASATGATFAKLGGEIQVAEERINSVTSDSVFANLYVDFGGGGRWSPYVGVGFGLGATEIDYGTLWARNTDPDSITTAAGLPNEEEVRRNLAGTVTSETTTLDDELTGYQVIAGLNYALGDRVSLDFEARWTDFDGFYSLDEDGWRRLRSHPSQLRLDGSEPVSYWMETEDTDIRVVSVSLRYDF from the coding sequence GTGAGACGAGGGCAGGGATGCGCCTGGGCGCGGTTCGCGGCACTTTCAGTCGCTTGCGTCTTCGCAGCAGGAGGCGCCGCGGCGGAGGAGCGGAGGGGCTTCTACCTGAGCAGCGGCATGGGAATCCACGCCGCGCCAGGGGTCTTTCTCGTCGGCCACAGTGACGATCGAGCGAGCCGCTGCGACGAGTTCATCAATCCGCGCTACGCCGAGGTGGAAGGATGCACGACGCCCGATCGCGGCTCCGGCGCGGGTTGGCGGACGTCGTTCGACAGCGCCCGCGGTCTGTTCGCGGGCGCCGCCCTGGGCTATGACTTCCGCGGCCGGCTGCGCCTGGAAGCGGAGTACTTCCGCCGCGATTCGAAGGTCGACCAGTCCGCGCCGGTCGCCAGCGCCACCGGCGCCACGTTCGCCAAGCTGGGCGGCGAGATCCAGGTTGCGGAAGAACGGATCAACAGCGTCACGTCGGACAGCGTCTTCGCGAATCTCTACGTCGATTTCGGCGGCGGCGGGCGGTGGAGTCCCTACGTCGGCGTCGGCTTCGGACTCGGCGCAACCGAGATCGACTACGGCACCCTGTGGGCGCGGAACACGGACCCCGACTCGATCACGACCGCGGCCGGTTTGCCCAATGAAGAGGAAGTGCGCCGAAACCTCGCCGGCACGGTCACCAGCGAGACGACGACGCTCGACGACGAACTCACGGGTTACCAGGTCATCGCGGGCCTGAACTACGCGCTCGGCGATCGCGTCAGCCTCGACTTCGAGGCGCGCTGGACCGACTTCGACGGCTTCTACTCGCTCGACGAGGACGGCTGGCGCCGCCTCCGCAGCCATCCGTCCCAGCTCCGGCTTGACGGCAGCGAGCCCGTGTCCTACTGGATGGAGACCGAGGACACGGACATACGGGTCGTGAGCGTCAGCCTGCGTTACGACTTCTAG
- a CDS encoding FMN-binding protein, which yields MSFDANSRRAALAAAAAGCLVLSLWAPRPAAGGVFMTRDEALELAFPDCGVDRETLYLTQDERRHAADLAGARIDSRLVVRYRSDCGGVAYFDVHRVRTLAETVMVVVDAEGRVVRLEVMSFLEPEEYIPRRSWYDQFLRLRLDSRLRLKRSIHAVTGATLTARATTDAVRRILALDQVLRKNVLRDGELVP from the coding sequence GTGAGTTTCGACGCGAACAGCCGCCGCGCAGCGCTCGCGGCCGCGGCGGCCGGCTGCCTCGTGCTGTCGCTGTGGGCACCGCGGCCGGCAGCCGGCGGGGTGTTCATGACCCGCGACGAAGCACTGGAACTCGCCTTCCCGGACTGCGGGGTCGATCGCGAGACCCTCTACCTGACCCAGGACGAGCGACGACACGCCGCCGACCTGGCCGGAGCCAGGATCGACTCACGGCTCGTCGTGCGCTACCGCTCCGATTGCGGAGGCGTCGCCTACTTCGACGTCCACCGGGTCCGCACCCTGGCCGAGACGGTGATGGTCGTGGTCGACGCCGAAGGTCGGGTCGTACGCCTGGAGGTCATGTCCTTCCTCGAACCGGAGGAGTACATCCCCCGCCGGAGCTGGTATGACCAGTTCCTGAGGCTGAGGCTCGATTCGAGACTGCGCCTGAAACGGTCGATCCACGCGGTGACTGGCGCCACCCTGACCGCCCGCGCCACGACGGACGCGGTGCGGAGAATCCTGGCGCTCGATCAGGTCCTCAGGAAGAACGTGTTACGAGACGGCGAACTCGTGCCATGA
- a CDS encoding helix-turn-helix domain-containing protein encodes MPRRAPQGTQAVQRALALLRSFTPEAPEHRLSDLAASHGLHPSTAHRLLGVLEAEGLIGRSPESQAYGWLPGAPGTGDAGSSPRHNGLRPLEPLRTPFHRRTAALCESGAWRDWSGYTCVETYEPTPEREYWAVRNGAALIDVSPLFKYEITGAGAESLLDRVMTRDFTKSRTGRVMYTSWCNEEGHLLQDGNVQRLERERFLVSAAEPCLRWFQDSGWGMDVDVRDVSEEIGVLALQGPRARAIAETATTGIDFGAMRYFDLAAGEVGPGAGGGPVTVTRTGYTGDLGYEFWVAAEHAEALWDALVEAGRDHGLLPAGLLALDMVRAEAGLVLIDVDYVSAVHAEIEVLKVTPVEAGLGFTVKLDKQADFVGRRALELERARGPAWAMVGLEVDWFELERLWSEIDLRPQVVGQPASREPTPVFAPGGWQVGQCTTRFFSPLLKKYIGLATVRGEAADSGTELDVEVAVGYGRRRARARVVERPFFNPPRKTAVDPMPGVRG; translated from the coding sequence GTGCCGCGCCGGGCTCCGCAGGGAACGCAGGCCGTCCAGCGGGCGCTGGCCCTGCTGAGATCGTTCACGCCGGAGGCGCCGGAGCACCGCCTGTCGGACCTGGCGGCGTCGCACGGGCTTCATCCGTCGACGGCGCATCGCCTGCTCGGTGTCCTCGAGGCGGAGGGGCTGATCGGCCGCAGTCCGGAGAGCCAGGCCTACGGGTGGCTGCCGGGTGCGCCCGGCACGGGAGATGCCGGGTCGTCACCGCGCCACAACGGCCTGCGGCCGCTCGAACCCTTGCGGACGCCGTTCCACCGGCGGACGGCGGCGCTGTGCGAGAGCGGAGCGTGGCGTGACTGGTCGGGCTACACGTGCGTCGAAACCTACGAGCCGACGCCCGAACGCGAGTACTGGGCGGTTCGCAACGGGGCCGCGCTCATCGACGTGTCGCCGTTGTTCAAGTACGAGATCACCGGCGCCGGCGCCGAGTCTCTGCTGGATCGGGTCATGACGCGCGATTTCACGAAGAGCCGCACGGGCCGGGTGATGTACACGTCCTGGTGCAACGAGGAGGGTCATCTGCTGCAGGACGGCAACGTGCAGCGCCTCGAGCGCGAGCGTTTCCTGGTCAGCGCCGCCGAGCCCTGCCTGCGCTGGTTCCAGGACTCTGGCTGGGGCATGGACGTCGACGTGCGGGACGTCTCGGAGGAGATCGGCGTGCTCGCGCTCCAGGGACCGCGGGCGAGGGCGATCGCCGAGACGGCCACGACGGGCATCGACTTCGGCGCAATGCGCTACTTCGATCTCGCGGCCGGCGAGGTCGGCCCGGGCGCCGGAGGCGGCCCGGTGACGGTGACCCGCACCGGTTACACGGGCGACCTGGGCTACGAGTTCTGGGTGGCCGCGGAGCACGCGGAGGCGCTGTGGGATGCTCTCGTCGAGGCGGGCCGGGACCACGGCCTGCTGCCCGCGGGTCTCCTGGCGCTCGACATGGTGCGGGCCGAGGCCGGCCTGGTTCTGATCGATGTCGACTACGTGTCCGCGGTGCACGCGGAGATCGAGGTGCTGAAGGTCACGCCGGTCGAGGCGGGCCTCGGGTTCACCGTGAAGCTCGACAAGCAGGCCGACTTCGTGGGTCGCCGGGCGCTCGAACTGGAACGCGCCCGCGGGCCGGCGTGGGCAATGGTCGGCCTCGAGGTCGACTGGTTCGAGCTGGAGCGGCTGTGGTCCGAGATCGACCTTCGGCCGCAGGTCGTGGGCCAGCCGGCATCCCGGGAGCCAACGCCGGTGTTCGCCCCCGGCGGATGGCAGGTCGGTCAGTGCACGACCCGGTTCTTCTCGCCTCTGCTCAAGAAGTACATCGGCCTCGCCACGGTGCGCGGCGAGGCGGCCGACTCCGGCACCGAACTCGATGTCGAGGTCGCGGTCGGCTACGGTCGACGCCGGGCGAGGGCCCGGGTCGTGGAGCGGCCGTTCTTCAATCCGCCACGCAAGACGGCGGTCGATCCGATGCCCGGAGTCAGGGGATGA
- a CDS encoding NAD(P)/FAD-dependent oxidoreductase yields the protein MSDRVAIVGGGHNGLVAAALLARSGRPVVLLEARPELGGLAATRELIPGHRVDAGSNDLGMFRRSVMEELELGGHGLELIEAPAVAAVPATADSSAVVLWPEVARTVEGLGQVSRRDAAAWPGFVFELAERAAALEPLLSRPLELADMGRLLIAPELLRALSSPLEEALRERFENPSLLAALCGVALPATGQGPRANGTGWPLLFHCALGGSDRLAPVVRARGGAGALASALAASAAASGAEIRTGAVVSRILVDSGRVAGVRLADGERIEAGAVISTATLSITFLDLIGAPLLEPRFVRRLLNVKYRGAAARLALSLDGLPAFRGLERPALTGRIVLAERPDDIERAADAGKYRRLPARPWIEAALPTALDPTLAPAGRHVLLATVHHLPFDLEGGWAAGGPELLARVAAELERWAPGIGGLVREHAVLLPTDYEADYGATAGGLHHGEMNPSQSLWLRPTASAWAGEPLPVDGLWLGGAGCHPGGGLTGLPGMIAAVSLLRG from the coding sequence TTGAGCGATCGCGTAGCCATCGTCGGCGGCGGCCATAACGGACTGGTCGCCGCGGCGCTCCTGGCGCGTTCGGGGCGCCCCGTTGTCCTGCTCGAGGCGCGTCCGGAACTCGGCGGGTTGGCGGCGACGCGGGAGCTCATCCCCGGTCATCGGGTCGATGCGGGCAGCAACGACCTGGGGATGTTCCGCCGTTCCGTCATGGAGGAGCTGGAGCTTGGCGGGCACGGGTTGGAGTTGATCGAAGCGCCGGCGGTAGCCGCGGTTCCGGCGACCGCCGATTCGAGCGCCGTCGTGCTCTGGCCTGAAGTGGCGCGTACCGTGGAGGGGCTGGGCCAGGTGAGCCGTCGGGACGCGGCTGCCTGGCCCGGCTTCGTGTTCGAGCTGGCCGAGCGCGCGGCGGCGCTTGAGCCGCTCCTTTCCAGGCCGTTAGAACTCGCCGACATGGGGCGCCTTCTCATCGCGCCGGAACTCCTGCGGGCGCTGTCCTCGCCGCTCGAGGAGGCGCTGCGCGAGCGGTTCGAGAACCCGTCGCTGCTGGCCGCGCTTTGCGGAGTGGCGCTCCCTGCGACCGGCCAGGGGCCTCGGGCGAACGGGACCGGCTGGCCGTTGCTCTTCCACTGCGCGCTGGGCGGTTCCGATCGGTTGGCGCCGGTGGTGCGCGCTCGGGGCGGCGCCGGGGCCCTGGCTTCCGCCCTGGCCGCTTCGGCCGCGGCGTCGGGCGCCGAGATCCGGACCGGTGCCGTCGTCTCCCGGATTCTCGTGGATTCGGGCCGCGTTGCCGGCGTGCGGCTGGCGGATGGCGAACGGATCGAAGCCGGGGCCGTCATCTCGACCGCGACGCTCTCCATCACCTTCCTCGATCTGATCGGCGCGCCGCTCCTCGAACCTCGCTTCGTGCGGCGCCTGCTCAACGTGAAGTACCGGGGCGCTGCCGCGAGACTGGCCCTGTCGCTGGACGGGCTGCCGGCGTTCCGCGGCCTGGAGCGGCCGGCGCTGACCGGCCGGATCGTACTGGCGGAGCGACCGGACGACATCGAGCGGGCGGCCGACGCCGGGAAGTACCGTCGTCTGCCGGCGCGGCCGTGGATCGAGGCGGCGCTGCCCACGGCGCTCGATCCGACGCTGGCGCCCGCGGGGCGGCACGTGTTGCTGGCGACGGTTCACCACCTGCCGTTCGACCTGGAGGGCGGCTGGGCCGCGGGCGGCCCGGAGCTGCTGGCCCGGGTGGCGGCCGAACTCGAGCGGTGGGCGCCCGGCATCGGCGGCCTGGTCCGGGAGCACGCGGTTCTGCTTCCCACGGACTACGAGGCGGACTACGGCGCAACGGCCGGCGGGCTCCATCACGGCGAGATGAACCCGTCCCAGAGCCTGTGGCTCCGACCGACGGCGTCGGCCTGGGCGGGCGAGCCGCTGCCGGTCGACGGCCTGTGGCTGGGCGGCGCCGGCTGCCATCCCGGCGGAGGCCTGACCGGCTTGCCGGGAATGATCGCTGCGGTATCCCTGCTCAGGGGTTGA
- a CDS encoding aromatic ring-hydroxylating dioxygenase subunit alpha: MIPRMAPRPLDGRLYTDPTIFTEEMERIFSRMWVCGGRLEELDEPGRFVTREIGGESVIAVRTAAAGNAAGSNGNGAGAEAGHGLAGFFNVCRHRGSRVVDDCAGTARVFQCPYHAWTYGLDGRLVGAPHMADDFDAGDAGLVPVRIGAMDGFFYLSLAADGPPLAEVAADLPDLSRFTLDRLVRGDRHEYEAQANWKILCENYNECYHCAVVHPELNRVSDYRNGGNLETGRFFVGGPMTLNDGCNSMTATGRSDRPDLPAIEVADRTSVQYYNVYPNLLISLHRDYVVTHTLWPIAADRTRVVCEWLFDPDAVAAPGFDPSDAVDFWHLVNSQDWEICARTQLGVASRGYRPTAFEESEACIQVFDGWYLDQMGL, from the coding sequence ATGATCCCGCGTATGGCCCCCCGGCCCCTGGACGGCCGCCTCTACACCGACCCGACCATCTTCACCGAAGAGATGGAGCGCATCTTCTCGCGTATGTGGGTGTGCGGAGGACGGCTCGAGGAACTGGACGAACCGGGGCGATTCGTGACCCGAGAGATCGGCGGCGAATCCGTGATCGCCGTTCGGACGGCAGCGGCCGGTAACGCCGCCGGATCGAATGGCAACGGTGCGGGAGCCGAGGCGGGACACGGCCTGGCCGGCTTCTTCAACGTCTGCCGTCATCGAGGATCGCGCGTCGTTGACGACTGCGCGGGCACCGCCAGGGTCTTCCAGTGCCCCTACCACGCCTGGACCTACGGTCTCGACGGTCGGCTGGTCGGCGCGCCGCACATGGCAGACGACTTCGACGCCGGGGACGCCGGCCTGGTGCCGGTGCGGATCGGCGCGATGGACGGCTTCTTCTACCTGTCGCTCGCGGCCGACGGGCCGCCGCTTGCGGAGGTCGCCGCCGACCTGCCGGACCTGTCCCGGTTCACCCTGGACCGGTTGGTCCGGGGCGACCGCCACGAGTACGAAGCGCAGGCGAACTGGAAAATCCTCTGCGAGAACTACAACGAGTGCTACCACTGCGCCGTCGTCCACCCGGAGTTGAACCGGGTGTCCGACTACCGCAACGGCGGCAACCTGGAGACCGGCCGTTTCTTCGTCGGCGGCCCGATGACGCTCAACGACGGCTGCAACTCGATGACGGCAACAGGGCGCAGCGACCGGCCCGACCTTCCCGCGATCGAAGTCGCCGACCGGACCTCGGTTCAGTACTACAACGTGTACCCCAACCTGCTGATCAGCCTGCACCGGGACTACGTCGTGACCCACACGCTCTGGCCGATTGCCGCCGATCGCACGCGAGTGGTCTGCGAGTGGCTATTCGACCCCGACGCGGTCGCGGCCCCCGGTTTCGACCCCAGCGACGCCGTGGACTTCTGGCACCTCGTCAACAGCCAGGACTGGGAGATCTGCGCCCGCACGCAGTTGGGCGTCGCGTCCCGCGGCTACCGCCCCACCGCCTTCGAAGAGAGCGAAGCCTGCATCCAGGTCTTCGATGGCTGGTATCTGGACCAGATGGGCCTGTGA
- a CDS encoding TonB-dependent receptor, protein MPRVLISLLVALSVPGAVPAQEAGTEGAASADGATVEAVSTESEVVAEFDDELVVVGSRARPRSVTESSVPIDAIPVEDVVSQGASTLDYQLRNLVPSFNVATHPISGAASLVRPASLRNLAHDHTLVLVNGKRRHRSAILVWFGGVTDGTQGPDISTIPATALRQVEVLRDGASAQYGSDAIAGVMNFLLKDSPSGGSLEVKSGVYGAGDGQAYAIAGDVGLPLGENGFAHLSMEYGNADPTSRSVQRADAAALIAAGNTHVRDPAQIWGDSEYEDDLKLFGNFGKLLGNGAQVYGHANYAEKTATQGFYYRNPNTRANIFSLDGGRTLLIGDVLDAQDGVRDGSAGCPTVTITDNRPDQAAVAQVLADPNCFSFQEIAPGGFTPYFSGVMTDMSAVAGVRRTTKSGFTWDASASYGSHEADFFLFNTVNASLGPESPRDFDPGVYRQAELNLNFDVSYAISELVHVAGGAEWRDERFTIRSGELPSWQVGPYAAQGFVSGSNGFPGFPDYTAGTWSRANTAVYGDLELRDPDGRWTLGGALRFEHFDVFGDTTNGKLSARYALTDAVSVRGGVSTGFRAPTPGQQNVFNVQSTINPETLDLVDSATVPSTFRAAQFRGGQPLEPETSTNVTAGLVVDTGPFTLTADTYHIDVDRRLALSQFFTLAEEERALLLSEGITSARTLSSFRFFINDFSSRTQGIDIVSTWAPPALGGRTVFSLALNHTETEITKDSELLGPGDVLALERGVPETRWNLAVNQDIGRVGLLGRLHYFGSWVDHIDARSVRRADAPVLGGRYILDLEVSVPLVSDTTLSIGGQNVFDTFSDRMDLFAAQFGLPYSQFTPWGLGGGYYYARLNYRWGG, encoded by the coding sequence GTGCCGCGCGTGCTCATCTCGTTGTTGGTCGCGCTTTCCGTGCCAGGGGCCGTTCCGGCCCAGGAAGCCGGCACTGAAGGCGCCGCCTCCGCCGACGGCGCCACTGTGGAAGCGGTGAGCACGGAAAGCGAAGTGGTCGCGGAGTTCGATGACGAGTTGGTGGTGGTCGGCAGCCGCGCGCGTCCGCGGTCGGTGACCGAGTCCTCCGTGCCTATCGACGCCATCCCGGTGGAGGATGTCGTCAGCCAGGGCGCCAGCACGCTGGACTACCAGTTGCGGAACCTCGTGCCCTCGTTCAATGTCGCGACCCATCCGATCAGCGGCGCCGCGTCGCTGGTGCGGCCGGCCAGTCTGCGTAATCTGGCCCACGACCACACGCTCGTTCTCGTCAACGGCAAGCGGAGGCACCGCTCGGCGATCCTGGTCTGGTTCGGGGGCGTGACCGACGGCACGCAGGGCCCTGACATCTCGACCATCCCGGCGACGGCGCTGCGCCAGGTGGAGGTGCTTCGCGACGGCGCCTCGGCGCAGTACGGCTCCGACGCGATCGCCGGCGTCATGAACTTCCTGCTCAAGGACTCGCCCTCGGGCGGGAGCCTTGAGGTGAAGAGCGGCGTTTACGGCGCGGGCGACGGTCAGGCGTACGCGATCGCCGGCGACGTCGGACTGCCGCTGGGGGAGAACGGCTTCGCCCATCTGAGCATGGAGTACGGCAACGCCGACCCGACCAGCCGCAGCGTGCAGCGCGCCGACGCGGCGGCGCTGATCGCCGCCGGCAACACCCACGTCCGCGACCCGGCGCAGATCTGGGGCGACTCGGAGTACGAGGACGACCTGAAGCTGTTCGGCAACTTCGGCAAGCTGCTGGGGAACGGCGCGCAGGTCTACGGCCACGCCAACTACGCAGAGAAGACGGCGACGCAGGGCTTCTACTACCGGAATCCCAACACGCGCGCGAACATCTTCAGCCTGGACGGCGGACGCACGCTGCTCATCGGCGACGTGCTCGACGCGCAGGACGGCGTCCGGGACGGATCGGCGGGTTGCCCGACCGTCACGATCACCGACAACCGGCCGGACCAGGCCGCGGTGGCCCAGGTGCTCGCCGACCCGAACTGCTTCTCCTTCCAGGAGATCGCTCCGGGCGGCTTCACCCCGTACTTCAGCGGCGTGATGACCGACATGTCGGCCGTGGCCGGGGTGCGCCGGACCACGAAGAGCGGCTTCACCTGGGATGCCAGCGCCAGCTACGGCTCTCACGAAGCGGACTTCTTCCTCTTCAACACGGTGAACGCCTCGCTGGGTCCGGAGAGTCCGCGCGACTTCGATCCGGGCGTCTACCGGCAGGCCGAACTCAACCTGAACTTCGACGTCTCCTACGCGATCTCCGAACTCGTTCACGTGGCAGGCGGCGCCGAGTGGCGTGACGAGCGCTTCACGATCCGTTCCGGGGAGCTGCCGTCGTGGCAGGTCGGACCGTACGCCGCGCAGGGTTTTGTTTCCGGCTCCAACGGCTTTCCGGGGTTCCCCGACTACACGGCCGGCACCTGGAGCCGCGCCAACACGGCCGTGTACGGCGACCTGGAGCTGCGGGACCCGGACGGCCGATGGACGCTCGGCGGAGCGCTGCGATTCGAGCACTTCGACGTCTTCGGCGACACGACGAACGGGAAGCTCTCGGCCCGCTACGCCCTGACGGACGCGGTCTCCGTGCGCGGCGGCGTCAGCACCGGTTTCCGGGCCCCGACGCCCGGTCAGCAGAACGTGTTCAACGTGCAGTCGACGATCAACCCGGAGACGCTCGATCTCGTCGACAGCGCCACGGTGCCGTCTACCTTCCGCGCCGCGCAGTTCCGGGGCGGTCAGCCCCTCGAGCCCGAGACCTCGACCAACGTGACGGCGGGGCTCGTGGTCGACACCGGGCCGTTCACGCTGACGGCGGACACCTACCACATCGACGTCGACCGGCGGCTCGCCCTGTCGCAGTTCTTCACGCTGGCCGAAGAAGAGCGCGCTCTGCTGCTTTCGGAAGGCATCACGTCGGCGCGCACGCTCTCCTCGTTCCGCTTCTTCATCAACGACTTCTCGTCGCGGACCCAGGGGATCGACATCGTCTCGACCTGGGCGCCGCCGGCCCTGGGCGGCAGGACGGTGTTCAGCCTCGCACTGAACCACACGGAGACGGAGATCACGAAGGACTCCGAGCTGCTCGGTCCCGGCGACGTGCTCGCGCTGGAACGGGGCGTTCCGGAGACACGGTGGAACCTGGCCGTCAACCAGGACATCGGGCGGGTCGGCCTGCTCGGACGCCTCCACTACTTCGGATCCTGGGTGGACCACATCGACGCCCGCTCCGTGCGCCGGGCCGACGCCCCGGTCCTGGGCGGCCGCTACATCCTCGACCTGGAAGTCAGCGTCCCGCTGGTGTCCGACACCACGCTCTCGATCGGCGGCCAGAACGTCTTCGACACGTTCTCGGATCGGATGGACCTGTTCGCCGCGCAGTTCGGTCTGCCCTACAGTCAGTTCACGCCCTGGGGCCTGGGCGGCGGTTACTACTACGCGCGCCTCAACTACCGCTGGGGCGGATAG
- a CDS encoding polyphosphate kinase 2 family protein: MSQTGPEGAREAAKPAQRYLVPEGTKRFDPRQWRTAPPADAPRHNELRKLRRRAVRDISRQQRLLYAENRYALLLIFQAMDAAGKDSTINALLTGVNPAGCQVFNFKQPSSEELDHDFLWRTARSLPERGRIGVFNRSYYEEVLVVRVHPEILEKQNLPHLDPNGLWQQRMESIVEHERHLARNGTVILKFFLNISRDEQKARFLRRLDRPDKHWKFAISDVRERGFWNEYMSAYGEAIRSTTRSHAPWYAIPADSKPYMRWAVADIVRDTLASLDLHNPEPSLADLAMFDDMRRRLENE, translated from the coding sequence ATGTCTCAAACCGGCCCCGAGGGCGCCCGCGAGGCCGCGAAGCCGGCGCAACGCTACCTGGTGCCCGAGGGTACGAAGCGTTTCGACCCGCGGCAGTGGAGGACGGCGCCTCCGGCGGATGCCCCGCGCCACAACGAGCTCCGCAAACTGCGGCGGCGGGCTGTACGCGACATCAGCCGTCAGCAGAGGTTGCTCTACGCCGAGAACCGGTACGCGCTGCTGCTGATCTTCCAGGCCATGGACGCCGCCGGCAAGGACAGCACGATCAACGCCCTGCTTACCGGCGTCAATCCCGCGGGCTGCCAGGTCTTCAACTTCAAGCAGCCTTCAAGCGAGGAGCTGGATCACGACTTCCTCTGGCGGACCGCCCGCAGCCTGCCCGAGCGCGGCCGCATCGGCGTCTTCAACCGCAGCTACTACGAGGAGGTCCTCGTGGTCCGGGTTCATCCGGAGATACTGGAAAAGCAGAACCTCCCCCATCTGGACCCGAACGGCCTGTGGCAGCAGCGCATGGAGTCGATCGTCGAGCACGAGCGGCACCTGGCGCGCAACGGCACGGTGATTCTCAAGTTCTTCCTGAACATCTCCCGCGACGAGCAGAAGGCGCGCTTCCTGCGCCGTCTCGACCGCCCCGACAAGCACTGGAAGTTCGCCATCAGCGATGTCCGCGAACGCGGCTTCTGGAACGAGTACATGAGCGCCTACGGCGAGGCGATCAGGTCCACCACCAGGAGCCACGCGCCGTGGTACGCCATTCCCGCCGACAGCAAGCCGTACATGCGCTGGGCAGTCGCCGACATCGTGCGCGACACGCTCGCCAGCCTCGACCTGCACAACCCGGAACCATCGCTGGCCGATCTGGCCATGTTCGACGATATGCGCCGCCGCCTGGAGAACGAGTAG